The Leucobacter chromiiresistens genome has a window encoding:
- a CDS encoding M1 family metallopeptidase, whose product MLRAMSDPYTPTSGDPAYAVAHYDLALRYKPRTNRLEGRARLQVRVLVETDQLRVDLVGLSADGVRVDGVLQRHIKRSAHAITVRLGAPAAAGAALQLDIDYSGRPAPRRSRWGRIGWEELEHGALVAAQPTGAPTWFPCNDRVDDRATYTISVTTDRGFFAAVTGVPGPVTGRSGKTTRTFTSSVPTATYLVAAHIGEYAEYPLGARARLVAPPARARLAQRAFAPVPRMIEAFEAWFGPYPQEDLTIVVTEEELEIPLEAQGMATFGRNHEAPGEQRLIAHELAHQWFGNSVGVARWRDIWLNEGFACYAEWIWSEESGGPAIAALAAAHHARLAALPQDLLLADPGPDDMFDDRVYKRGALLLEALRRVMGEAAFRELLVAWTGAHRHRLVSTADFVALARSLSPVRVDALIDSWLGDEALPELPVPLER is encoded by the coding sequence GTGCTGCGAGCGATGAGCGACCCCTACACCCCGACGAGCGGCGACCCCGCCTACGCCGTCGCGCACTACGATCTCGCGCTGCGGTACAAGCCGCGCACGAACCGGCTCGAGGGCCGCGCGCGCCTCCAGGTGCGCGTGCTGGTCGAGACGGATCAGCTGCGCGTCGACCTGGTCGGGCTGAGCGCCGACGGCGTGCGCGTCGACGGGGTGCTGCAGCGGCACATCAAGCGATCCGCGCACGCGATCACGGTGCGCCTCGGCGCTCCGGCCGCCGCGGGCGCCGCGCTGCAGCTCGACATCGACTACTCGGGTCGACCGGCACCCCGCCGGTCGCGCTGGGGCCGGATCGGGTGGGAGGAGCTCGAGCACGGCGCCCTCGTCGCGGCGCAGCCCACCGGGGCCCCCACCTGGTTCCCCTGCAACGACCGGGTCGACGACCGCGCGACCTACACGATTTCGGTCACCACCGATCGCGGCTTCTTCGCCGCGGTCACGGGGGTGCCCGGCCCGGTCACCGGCCGATCCGGGAAGACGACCCGCACGTTCACGAGCTCCGTGCCCACCGCGACCTATCTCGTGGCCGCCCACATCGGCGAGTACGCCGAGTACCCGCTCGGCGCGCGGGCGCGGCTCGTGGCGCCGCCCGCCCGCGCCCGCCTCGCGCAGCGCGCCTTCGCACCCGTGCCGCGCATGATCGAGGCGTTCGAGGCGTGGTTCGGCCCCTACCCGCAGGAGGATCTCACCATCGTGGTCACCGAGGAGGAGCTGGAGATCCCCCTCGAAGCGCAGGGCATGGCGACGTTCGGTCGCAATCACGAGGCGCCGGGCGAGCAGCGCCTCATCGCCCACGAGCTCGCCCACCAGTGGTTCGGCAACAGCGTCGGCGTCGCACGCTGGCGCGACATCTGGCTCAACGAGGGTTTCGCCTGCTACGCCGAGTGGATCTGGTCGGAGGAGTCGGGCGGCCCCGCGATCGCCGCGCTCGCCGCCGCGCACCACGCGCGGCTGGCGGCGCTGCCGCAGGATCTGCTGCTCGCAGACCCCGGGCCCGACGACATGTTCGACGATCGCGTGTACAAGCGGGGAGCGCTGCTGCTCGAGGCGCTGCGGCGGGTTATGGGAGAGGCGGCGTTCCGCGAACTGCTGGTGGCGTGGACGGGCGCCCACCGGCACCGGCTCGTCTCGACGGCCGACTTCGTCGCGCTCGCCCGGTCGCTCAGCCCGGTGCGGGTCGACGCGCTCATCGACTCGTGGCTCGGCGACGAAGCGCTGCCCGAACTGCCCGTGCCGCTCGAACGGTAG
- the zapE gene encoding AFG1/ZapE family ATPase — protein sequence MTGPRATPGAAARLRSAVERSAAQSGIVLDAAQSALLAEVAEAAELWERRADDAPVGVFVHGPAGRGKTRLAAEIFAAIDAPPGAKQRVHFHPFFQELQRRFGARMTARDAIESTVAELLDGARVFFFDELHVHDPGGASLLNRLVAELVARRIPTLLTSNYAPEGLLANPVFHHVVEPSVRLIREHFLVRTLDGGSDYRMVAPAARPERGFGSGRWIAFGARGDAASAARTAGLAPPEPHEPTTVLDGHRALRALAVRRSEATQGVGATAEVWFDFADLLEAPSIAEDYLELAAAFDRWVLVDVPPLSEASREARQRFVGLLDVLVHADAPLTVLARTDRAGLVDISDPPPDLFRTVSRLALLGEGAV from the coding sequence GTGACCGGACCGCGCGCGACTCCCGGCGCGGCCGCGCGGCTGCGCTCCGCGGTGGAGCGCTCGGCGGCGCAGAGCGGGATCGTGCTCGATGCGGCGCAGAGCGCCCTGCTCGCGGAGGTCGCGGAGGCGGCGGAGCTCTGGGAGCGCCGCGCCGACGATGCACCGGTCGGCGTGTTCGTGCACGGCCCCGCCGGCCGCGGCAAGACCCGGCTCGCCGCTGAGATCTTCGCGGCGATCGACGCGCCGCCCGGCGCCAAGCAGCGCGTGCACTTCCACCCGTTCTTCCAGGAGCTGCAGCGCCGCTTCGGCGCGCGGATGACCGCTCGCGATGCGATCGAGTCGACCGTCGCCGAACTGCTCGACGGGGCGCGCGTCTTCTTCTTCGACGAGCTGCACGTGCACGATCCGGGCGGTGCGAGTCTGCTGAACCGCCTCGTCGCCGAGCTGGTCGCGCGTCGCATTCCGACGCTGCTCACCTCGAACTACGCGCCCGAGGGGCTGCTCGCCAACCCCGTCTTCCACCACGTGGTCGAGCCGAGCGTCCGCCTCATCCGCGAGCACTTCCTGGTGCGCACGCTCGACGGCGGAAGCGACTACCGCATGGTGGCCCCCGCGGCCCGCCCCGAGCGCGGCTTCGGATCGGGGCGCTGGATCGCGTTCGGTGCCCGGGGTGACGCGGCGAGCGCCGCCCGCACCGCCGGGCTCGCCCCGCCCGAGCCGCACGAGCCGACCACGGTGCTCGACGGGCACCGCGCTCTGCGCGCGCTCGCGGTGCGCCGCAGCGAGGCGACGCAGGGCGTCGGAGCGACCGCCGAGGTCTGGTTCGACTTCGCCGATCTGCTCGAGGCGCCGTCGATCGCCGAGGATTATCTGGAGCTCGCCGCCGCGTTCGACCGCTGGGTGCTCGTCGACGTGCCGCCGCTGTCGGAGGCGAGCCGGGAGGCGCGGCAGCGGTTCGTCGGCCTCCTCGACGTGCTCGTGCACGCGGATGCGCCGCTCACCGTGCTCGCGCGCACCGATCGCGCGGGGCTCGTCGACATCTCGGATCCGCCACCCGACCTCTTCCGCACCGTGAGCCGGCTGGCGCTGCTGGGTGAGGGGGCGGTGTGA
- a CDS encoding ParA family protein translates to MAKQVELGPTGRPERVIPAPKRLDRHGPARIIAMCNQKGGVGKTTSTINLAAALARYGRRVLAVDFDPQGALSAGLGVPAHDVPTIYDLMLGKVKDPRDAIQQTATPGLDVIPANIDLSAAEVHLVTEVAREQILGSVLRKVADDYDVILVDCQPSLGLLTVNALTASHGVLIPLACEYFALRGVALLVETVDKVRDRLNPALELDGILATMYDARTLHAREVLERVVDTFGEKVFDTVIGRTVKLPDAQIAAKPILDYAPSNAASEAYLKLARELVQRGAVA, encoded by the coding sequence ATGGCGAAACAGGTCGAACTGGGGCCGACAGGGCGACCCGAACGCGTCATTCCCGCTCCGAAGCGACTCGACCGCCACGGGCCCGCGCGCATCATCGCGATGTGCAACCAGAAGGGCGGCGTCGGCAAGACGACCAGCACCATCAACCTGGCCGCCGCCCTCGCACGCTACGGTCGGCGGGTGCTCGCCGTCGACTTCGACCCGCAGGGCGCCCTCTCCGCGGGCCTCGGCGTGCCCGCCCACGACGTGCCCACCATCTACGATCTGATGCTCGGCAAAGTGAAGGATCCGCGCGACGCGATCCAGCAGACCGCCACCCCGGGGCTCGACGTCATCCCCGCCAACATCGACCTCTCGGCCGCCGAGGTGCACCTCGTCACGGAGGTCGCGCGCGAGCAGATTCTCGGCAGCGTGCTGCGCAAGGTGGCCGACGACTACGACGTCATCCTGGTCGACTGCCAGCCCTCGCTGGGGCTGCTCACCGTCAACGCCCTCACCGCCAGCCACGGCGTGCTGATCCCGCTCGCCTGCGAGTACTTCGCGCTGCGCGGCGTCGCCCTGCTCGTCGAGACCGTCGACAAGGTGCGCGACCGCCTGAACCCGGCGCTCGAACTCGACGGCATCCTCGCGACCATGTACGACGCCCGCACCCTCCACGCCCGCGAGGTGCTCGAGCGCGTCGTCGACACGTTCGGCGAGAAGGTCTTCGACACCGTCATCGGCCGCACCGTCAAACTGCCCGACGCGCAGATCGCCGCGAAGCCGATCCTCGACTACGCGCCGTCGAACGCCGCCTCCGAGGCGTATCTCAAGCTGGCCCGCGAGCTCGTGCAGCGCGGCGCCGTCGCCTAG
- a CDS encoding segregation and condensation protein A, translating to MVVDTDPGAAAAGADPVPADDRFRVSLDVFDGPFDLLLTLIGKHELDITEVSLSLVTDEFIAYLTTIEGQGVVELDRASEFLVVAATLLDMKIASLLPQGEAVDADDIALLEARDLLFARLLQYRAFKQASAWFRDRLDAEGARHPRQVPLEAKYRSRGPELVWTLSAADFAAIATLAFAPREIPTVGLDHLHAPLVSIREQAAVVVALLRVADGGTDDAPGAAVGSRAAAGGGARSFRELVAGVEERGVVVARFLAILELYRRAAVSFEQAEPLGELYVQWVGEGWSDDELATLGNDYD from the coding sequence ATGGTGGTGGACACGGATCCGGGAGCCGCTGCGGCCGGCGCGGATCCCGTGCCCGCCGACGACCGCTTCCGCGTCAGCCTCGACGTCTTCGACGGCCCCTTCGACCTGCTGCTCACCCTGATCGGCAAGCACGAGCTCGACATCACCGAGGTGTCCCTCAGCCTCGTCACCGACGAGTTCATCGCGTACCTCACGACCATCGAGGGGCAGGGCGTCGTCGAACTCGACCGCGCCTCGGAGTTCCTGGTGGTCGCCGCCACGCTGCTCGACATGAAGATCGCGAGCCTGCTGCCGCAGGGCGAGGCGGTCGACGCCGACGACATCGCGCTGCTCGAGGCCCGCGACCTGCTGTTCGCCCGGCTGCTGCAGTACCGGGCGTTCAAGCAGGCGAGCGCCTGGTTCCGGGATCGCCTCGACGCCGAGGGCGCCCGCCACCCTCGGCAGGTGCCGCTGGAGGCGAAGTACCGCTCGCGCGGGCCCGAACTCGTCTGGACGCTCAGCGCCGCCGACTTCGCGGCGATCGCGACGCTCGCCTTCGCGCCGCGCGAGATTCCGACGGTCGGCCTCGACCACCTGCACGCGCCGCTCGTGTCGATCCGCGAGCAGGCCGCCGTCGTGGTCGCCCTGCTGCGCGTCGCCGACGGGGGCACGGACGACGCGCCAGGTGCCGCCGTGGGGTCGCGCGCCGCTGCGGGCGGGGGAGCCCGATCCTTCCGCGAACTCGTCGCCGGAGTGGAGGAGCGCGGAGTGGTGGTGGCCCGCTTCCTCGCGATCCTGGAGCTGTACCGCCGCGCCGCCGTGAGCTTCGAGCAGGCGGAGCCGCTCGGGGAGCTGTACGTGCAGTGGGTGGGCGAGGGCTGGTCGGATGACGAGCTTGCTACCTTAGGGAACGATTATGACTGA
- the scpB gene encoding SMC-Scp complex subunit ScpB — MTPLAEADAADAADDAADGGGELAAARRAHTLSQQLEALLIVADEPLSAVALATATDRPVREVRAALTALVAEFDGASGAGAAAPGESPVGEASGTGAGSPRGFELREVAGGYRFYARESLDPIVADFVHQQSPARLSQAALETLAVIAYRQPISRGAIASIRAVNVDSVVRTLLGRGLVAEAGHDPETGAILYGTSDALLGYLGIGDISELPPISPLLEEPTEGFDE, encoded by the coding sequence GTGACCCCGCTCGCAGAGGCGGATGCGGCGGACGCGGCGGACGACGCTGCCGACGGCGGCGGAGAGCTCGCCGCCGCGCGCCGCGCGCACACGCTGTCGCAGCAGCTGGAGGCGCTGCTCATCGTCGCCGACGAGCCGCTCAGCGCGGTCGCGCTCGCCACCGCTACCGACCGCCCGGTGCGCGAGGTGCGCGCCGCCCTGACGGCCCTCGTCGCCGAGTTCGACGGGGCGAGCGGGGCGGGCGCCGCGGCACCCGGCGAATCACCCGTCGGCGAAGCGTCGGGCACGGGCGCCGGATCTCCGCGCGGGTTCGAGCTGCGCGAGGTCGCCGGCGGATACCGCTTCTACGCCCGGGAGAGCCTCGACCCGATCGTGGCGGACTTCGTGCACCAGCAGTCGCCCGCGCGCCTCTCGCAGGCGGCGCTCGAGACGCTCGCCGTCATCGCGTACCGGCAGCCGATCTCGCGCGGGGCGATCGCCTCGATCCGCGCCGTGAACGTCGACTCGGTGGTGCGCACGCTGCTCGGTCGGGGGCTCGTCGCGGAGGCCGGGCACGATCCCGAGACGGGCGCGATCCTCTACGGCACGTCCGACGCGCTGCTCGGGTATCTCGGCATCGGAGACATCTCCGAACTGCCCCCCATCTCCCCACTGCTCGAAGAACCCACGGAAGGATTCGACGAATGA
- a CDS encoding prephenate dehydrogenase, whose protein sequence is MSGVRPPAGADAGAGSDAGTRAETGGAHLRPVGERAALVARSRGPVHIIGAGLLGASVGLGLRERGVDVTLEDLSPTTVALAADYGAGRVRSAGDDAPALVVIATPPDVTADVVERALRTYPQAVVTDVASVKLAPYAVLVRRGIDLSRYVGSHPMAGRERGGAIMARADLFVGRPWVICRDGETPAEALALVEAVALDLGGVLIEMTPEEHDRSVGLVSHLPQVVSSLLAARLVPASDQAIGLAGGGLRDTTRVASSDPELWVQILGANSAPVVELLDAFAADVAAFADALRDPARTGARRRIADLLSAGNNGVSRIPGKHGSSERFTQITVLIDDSPGQLAKLLTELGELGINMEDLRLEHSPGAQIGFAEIAVLPEVAERAVADLVERGWRTL, encoded by the coding sequence ATGAGCGGCGTGCGGCCTCCGGCAGGAGCGGACGCGGGCGCGGGGTCGGACGCGGGTACGCGTGCGGAGACGGGCGGCGCGCACCTGCGCCCCGTCGGCGAGCGGGCCGCGCTGGTCGCGCGCTCCCGGGGCCCGGTGCACATCATCGGCGCGGGGCTGCTCGGCGCCAGCGTCGGCCTCGGCCTGCGCGAGCGCGGCGTCGACGTGACGCTCGAGGATCTGTCGCCGACGACCGTCGCGCTCGCCGCCGACTACGGCGCCGGGCGGGTGCGGTCGGCCGGCGACGACGCGCCGGCGCTCGTCGTCATCGCGACCCCGCCCGACGTCACGGCGGACGTGGTGGAGCGCGCGCTCCGCACCTACCCGCAGGCCGTGGTCACGGATGTCGCGAGCGTGAAGCTCGCGCCCTACGCCGTGCTCGTGCGCCGCGGCATCGACCTCTCGCGCTACGTGGGCTCGCACCCGATGGCGGGCCGGGAGCGCGGCGGCGCGATCATGGCGCGCGCCGACCTCTTCGTGGGGCGGCCGTGGGTGATCTGCCGCGACGGCGAGACGCCCGCGGAGGCACTCGCGCTGGTCGAGGCCGTCGCGCTCGACCTCGGCGGCGTGCTCATCGAGATGACGCCGGAGGAGCACGACCGCTCCGTCGGGCTCGTCTCCCACCTGCCGCAGGTGGTGTCGAGCCTCCTCGCCGCGCGCCTCGTGCCGGCCTCCGACCAGGCGATCGGCCTCGCGGGCGGCGGGCTGCGCGACACCACGCGCGTCGCCTCCAGCGACCCCGAGCTCTGGGTGCAGATCCTCGGTGCGAACAGCGCTCCCGTGGTGGAGCTGCTCGACGCGTTCGCCGCGGATGTCGCCGCGTTCGCCGACGCACTCCGCGATCCGGCCCGCACCGGAGCGAGACGACGCATCGCCGACCTGCTGTCGGCGGGCAACAACGGGGTCTCGCGCATTCCGGGCAAGCACGGCTCGTCGGAGCGGTTCACCCAGATCACGGTGCTGATCGACGATTCGCCCGGGCAGCTCGCGAAGTTGCTCACCGAACTCGGAGAACTGGGCATTAATATGGAAGACTTGCGCCTCGAGCACTCGCCGGGCGCCCAGATCGGTTTCGCGGAGATCGCGGTACTGCCGGAGGTCGCCGAACGCGCGGTCGCCGATCTCGTCGAACGCGGATGGAGGACGCTGTGA
- the cmk gene encoding (d)CMP kinase, with translation MTDAASAAAALTVATGAAQAEADRTEADRTAPLLVAIDGPAGSGKSSVSRAAAEQLGFGILDTGAAYRSLAWAAVESAADLDDPEAVMAILDAWTYTITLHGPQRVTVDLGDGVAHDVTAAIRQHAVSGLVSRVSQHPPVRERLNEMFRRIVAESELPGVVIEGRDITTVVAPDAPVRVLMTASAAVRAQRRAGELAGLTHEQVLADIEARDAKDALVVDFFTPAAGVTLVDTSDLNFEQSVQAVVDIVRAAQRAAEESE, from the coding sequence GTGACTGATGCTGCATCAGCTGCCGCTGCACTGACCGTCGCGACCGGAGCGGCGCAGGCCGAAGCGGATCGGACGGAGGCGGATCGCACCGCCCCGCTGCTCGTCGCCATCGACGGCCCCGCGGGCAGCGGCAAGTCGAGCGTGTCGCGCGCCGCCGCCGAGCAGCTCGGCTTCGGCATCCTCGACACCGGCGCGGCGTACCGGTCGCTCGCGTGGGCGGCCGTCGAGAGCGCCGCCGACCTCGACGACCCCGAGGCGGTCATGGCGATCCTCGACGCCTGGACGTACACGATCACGCTGCACGGACCGCAGCGGGTGACGGTCGACCTCGGCGACGGCGTCGCCCACGACGTGACCGCGGCGATCCGCCAGCACGCCGTGAGCGGGCTCGTGAGCCGCGTCTCCCAGCATCCGCCGGTGCGCGAGCGCCTCAACGAGATGTTCCGGCGCATCGTCGCCGAATCGGAGCTGCCCGGCGTGGTGATCGAGGGGCGCGACATCACCACCGTGGTCGCACCCGACGCCCCCGTGCGCGTGCTCATGACGGCCTCCGCCGCAGTGCGCGCGCAGCGGCGCGCGGGCGAGCTGGCGGGGCTGACGCACGAGCAGGTGCTCGCCGACATCGAGGCGCGCGACGCCAAGGACGCGCTGGTCGTGGACTTCTTCACCCCCGCAGCCGGGGTGACGCTCGTCGACACGAGCGACCTGAACTTCGAGCAGTCGGTGCAGGCTGTGGTCGATATCGTACGAGCGGCGCAGCGCGCCGCGGAAGAGAGCGAATGA
- the der gene encoding ribosome biogenesis GTPase Der, which produces MSEQNPATGAERGDARAEAPEVEAPEYVGPEVMQVTPDGSQVAADPEYDEADTYEATVHDAPVRAADEGEIVFGEGFDASVTDEERLRAMRSNLEGFDLEDDDVAIISDEGEFLGFREPVAESLPVVAIVGRPNVGKSALVNRILGRREAVVEDVPGVTRDRVTYQAEWVGTRFSLVDTGGWEPDAKGIDASVALQAEVAIELCDVVMFVVDSRVGPTATDERVVQLLRRTHKPVFLVANKVDDAVLEAEAAQLWSLGLGEPRAVSALHGRGVADLLDAVVEALPEESSVAQPKLLGPRRVALLGRPNVGKSSLLNKAAGEERAVVSDVAGTTRDPVDEQVEIAGRVWTFVDTAGIRRRVHLQKGADFYASLRTAAALEKAEVAVVLIDVTQEISDQDLRIIDLVLESGRALVLAFNKWDMLDDDRRRYLEREIEQDLAHVDWAPRVNISARTGRHLEKLVPALETALESWDTRIPTGKFNAFVAELVQEHPHPLRSGKQPRILFGTQVQNRPPTFVLFTSGFLDPQYRRFIQRRLRERYGFEGSPIVINMRIRERRPRP; this is translated from the coding sequence ATGAGCGAGCAGAACCCCGCAACGGGAGCCGAGCGCGGCGACGCGCGCGCCGAGGCGCCCGAGGTCGAGGCCCCCGAGTACGTCGGGCCCGAGGTCATGCAGGTGACCCCCGACGGCAGCCAGGTCGCCGCCGACCCCGAGTACGACGAGGCCGACACGTACGAGGCGACCGTGCACGACGCCCCCGTGCGCGCCGCCGACGAGGGAGAGATCGTCTTCGGCGAGGGCTTCGACGCCAGCGTCACCGACGAGGAGCGTCTGCGCGCCATGCGCTCCAACCTCGAGGGCTTCGACCTCGAGGACGACGACGTGGCGATCATCAGCGACGAGGGCGAGTTCCTCGGGTTCCGCGAGCCCGTCGCCGAGTCGCTGCCCGTCGTCGCCATCGTCGGCCGCCCGAACGTCGGCAAGTCGGCCCTCGTGAACCGCATCCTCGGCCGCCGCGAGGCCGTCGTCGAAGACGTGCCCGGCGTCACCCGCGACCGCGTCACCTACCAGGCGGAGTGGGTGGGCACCCGCTTCAGCCTCGTCGACACGGGCGGCTGGGAGCCCGACGCGAAGGGCATCGACGCGTCAGTGGCGCTGCAGGCGGAGGTCGCGATCGAGCTGTGCGACGTCGTGATGTTCGTGGTCGACTCGCGCGTCGGCCCGACCGCCACCGACGAGCGCGTCGTGCAGCTGCTGCGCCGCACGCACAAGCCCGTCTTCCTCGTCGCGAACAAGGTCGACGACGCCGTGCTCGAAGCGGAGGCCGCGCAGCTGTGGTCGCTCGGGCTCGGCGAGCCGCGCGCGGTATCGGCGCTGCACGGACGCGGCGTCGCCGACCTGCTCGACGCCGTCGTCGAGGCGCTCCCCGAGGAGTCCTCCGTCGCGCAGCCGAAGCTGCTGGGGCCGCGCCGCGTCGCGCTGCTCGGCCGCCCCAACGTCGGCAAGTCGAGCCTGCTGAACAAGGCCGCGGGCGAGGAGCGCGCGGTCGTCAGCGACGTCGCGGGCACTACGCGCGATCCGGTCGACGAGCAGGTCGAGATCGCCGGCCGCGTGTGGACGTTCGTCGACACCGCCGGCATCCGCCGTCGCGTGCACCTGCAGAAGGGCGCCGACTTCTACGCGTCGCTGCGCACCGCCGCAGCGCTCGAGAAGGCCGAGGTCGCCGTCGTGCTCATCGACGTGACGCAGGAGATCTCCGACCAGGATCTGCGCATCATCGACCTCGTGCTCGAGTCGGGGCGGGCACTCGTGCTCGCCTTCAACAAGTGGGACATGCTCGACGACGACCGCCGCCGCTACCTGGAGCGCGAGATCGAGCAGGATCTCGCGCACGTCGACTGGGCGCCGCGCGTCAACATCTCGGCGCGCACCGGCCGCCACCTCGAGAAGCTCGTGCCGGCCCTCGAGACGGCGCTCGAGTCGTGGGACACGCGCATTCCCACCGGCAAGTTCAACGCCTTCGTGGCGGAGCTCGTGCAGGAGCACCCGCACCCGCTGCGCAGCGGCAAGCAGCCGCGCATCCTCTTCGGCACCCAGGTGCAGAACCGCCCGCCGACATTCGTGCTCTTCACGTCCGGCTTCCTCGACCCGCAGTACCGCCGCTTCATCCAGCGGCGCCTGCGCGAGCGCTACGGCTTCGAGGGCAGCCCCATCGTGATCAACATGCGCATCCGCGAGCGGCGCCCCCGCCCCTAG